In Polyodon spathula isolate WHYD16114869_AA chromosome 47, ASM1765450v1, whole genome shotgun sequence, a single window of DNA contains:
- the LOC121306261 gene encoding LOW QUALITY PROTEIN: leucine-rich repeat transmembrane protein FLRT1-like (The sequence of the model RefSeq protein was modified relative to this genomic sequence to represent the inferred CDS: inserted 2 bases in 1 codon; substituted 1 base at 1 genomic stop codon) — protein sequence CGVSVVLLVSAVLSDPLSRCPPECRCDAGFIYCNDRGLTAAPRSLPPDASVLYLQNNRIPNAGLPSELRGRTSLQVVYLYGNQLDQFPSELPPSLRELHLQDNNIRSLPRAGLARLPLLEKLHLDDNSISTASIEEDAFRDSRRLKLLFLSRNHLSSIPSGLPAALEELRLDDNRISTVPQHAFLGLASLRRLVMDGNLLANQRIADDAFARLQNLSELSLVRNSLLAPPPSLPASRLQRLYLQENAIGHVPRDALRGMRRLERLDLSGNNLTSLPAGLFRDLDSLSQLLLRGNPWACGCGLLWLRDWARAAAAAGVSVRGLVCQSPERVRGMAIKDITTEIDGCLVLTGLVGISSSSXQAPPREAQTPSRHPAAXPPQGSLFTLKSKRPGVREPGPDGPAVSLTVKPVSPDSIQVSWRAAAPRGSSFRLSWLRLGASPAVGSITETLVQGDRRDYLLTALEPQSTYIICVGSMQPHDEAPVCAKTATSETVVGEEERGSPLDRDSDRLGALSLAGVIGGATALVSLLLIFSIFCWYSHKAGLLLSDGHQASYTRGSRKGEDYLEAGTKKDNSILEIRGPGLQMSPLNNQPPPREEYVIQAIFPSNGTSLYRGTHTIGYGTSRGYRGGDIPDIDYYHT from the exons TGTGGGGTGTCGGTGGTGCTGCTGGTGTCGGCCGTGCTCTCGGACCCCCTGAGCCGCTGCCCGCCGGAGTGCCGCTGTGACGCCGGCTTCATCTACTGCAACGACCGCGGGCTGACAGCCGCGCCGCGCTCCCTGCCCCCCGACGCCTCGGTGCTGTACCTCCAGAACAACCGCATCCCGAACGCGGGGCTCCCCTCGGAGCTGCGCGGCCGCACCTCGCTGCAGGTCGTCTACCTGTACGGGAACCAGCTGGACCAGTTCCCCTCGGAGCTGCCCCCCTCGCTGCGGGAGCTCCACCTGCAGGACAACAACATCCGCAGCCTGCCCCGCGCTGGCCTGGCCCGCCTTCCCCTGCTGGAGAAGCTGCACCTGGACGACAACTCCATCTCCACGGCCAGCATCGAGGAGGACGCCTTCCGGGACAGCCGGCGCCTCAAGCTGCTCTTCCTCTCCAGGAACCACCTGAGCAGCATCCCCTCGGGCCTGCCCGCCGCCCTGGAGGAGCTCCGGCTGGACGACAACCGCATCTCCACCGTCCCCCAGCACGCCTTCCTGGGCCTGGCCAGCCTGCGCAGGCTGGTGATGGACGGGAACCTGCTGGCCAACCAGCGCATCGCCGACGACGCCTTCGCCAGGCTGCAGAACCTGAGCGAGCTCTCCCTGGTGAGGAACTCCCTGCTGGCACCTCCGCCCAGCCTGCCGGCCTCCCGGCTGCAGCGGCTCTACCTGCAGGAGAACGCCATCGGCCACGTGCCGCGCGACGCCCTGCGCGGGATGAGGAGGCTGGAGAGGCTGGACCTCTCCGGCAACAACCTGACCTCTCTGCCCGCGGGGCTCTTCCGGGATCTGGACAGCCTCTCCCAGCTCCTGCTGCGCGGCAACCCCTGGGCGTGCGGCTGCGGGCTGCTGTGGCTCCGGGACTGGGCGAGGGCGGCGGCGGCCGCCGGGGTGAGCGTGCGTGGGCTCGTGTGCCAGTCCCCCGAGAGGGTGCGGGGCATGGCGATCAAGGACATAACCACAGAGATCGACGGCTGTCTGGTGCTGACTGGGCTTGTCGGGATCAGCAGCAGCAGTTAGCAGGCCCCTCCCAGAGAGGCCCAGACCCCCAGCCGCCACCCAGCTGC CCCGCCCCAGGGGTCTCTGTTCACCCTCAAATCCAAACGGCCCGGGGTTCGAGAGCCGGGTCCGGACGGCCCGGCCGTGTCTCTCACCGTGAAGCCGGTCTCTCCCGACAGCATCCAGGTGAGCTGGAGAGCAGCGGCCCCCCGAGGCAGCTCCTTCAGGCTGAGCTGGCTGAGGCTGGGGGCCAGCCCGGCTGTGGGGTCCATCACGGAGACACTGGTGCAGGGGGACCGGCGGGACTACCTCCTCACGGCTCTGGAGCCCCAGTCCACCTACATCATCTGCGTGGGCAGCATGCAGCCCCACGACGAGGCGCCAGTCTGCGCCAAGACCGCCACCTCGGAGACCGTtgtgggggaggaggagaggggctCCCCGCTGGACCGGGACTCGGACCGGCTGGGCGCCCTGTCGCTGGCCGGGGTTATCGGAGGCGCCACGGCTCTGGTCTCCCTGCTGCTCATTTTCTCCATCTTCTGCTGGTACAGCCACAAGGCTGGGCTGCTGCTGTCCGACGGCCACCAGGCCAGCTACACCCGGGGCAGCAGGAAGGGGGAAGACTACCTGGAGGCTGGGACCAAGAAGGACAACTCCATCCTGGAGATCAGGGGCCCCGGGCTCCAAATGAGCCCCCTGAACAACCAGCCGCCCCCCAGGGAGGAGTACGTGATCCAAGCCATCTTCCCGTCCAACGGGACCAGCCTGTACAGAGGCACCCACACCATCGGCTACGGGACCAGCCGGGGGTACAGGGGAGGAGACATCCCCGATATCGATTACTACCACACGTGA